In Vespa velutina chromosome 1, iVesVel2.1, whole genome shotgun sequence, the genomic stretch AGAAATAGGTAGAGGAGGATTTGGAactgtaaataaaatgatacataGGATAAGCAATACTGTTATGGCTGTGAAGGTATGTGAGCATAGTTGATTACAagatgtaatttatatttacatattatattgatatttctaCAGTATTTCGACATCTTATTTgcatatttcataattttcattagaGAATACGTTCAACAGTGGATGAAAGAGAACAGAAGCAATTATTGATGGATTTGGAGGTTGTAATGAAATCCAACGAATGCCCTTGCATTGTGCAGTTTTATGGAGCTTTATTTAAAGAGGTTTGTTTTGATAACAGTTAGTATATatgttcattttaatattattaactatagtatcatattatgattaatttagGGAGATTGTTGGATTTGTATGGAGTTAATGGACACCTCTTTagacaaattttataaattcatctATGAGAGATTAAATGAGAGGATACCTGAGTGTATTTTAGGAAAAATTACAGTAGCCACTGTAAAAGCGCTAAATTAcctcaaagaaaaattgaaaataattcatagaGATGTAAAACCTAGCAATATTTTACTTGATCGCCGTGGTAATATAAAACTTTGCGATTTTGGTATATCAGGACAACTAGTAGACTCTATTGCACGAACTAGGGATGCTGGTTGTAGACCGTATATGGCGGTAAgcgtatattttatgaattgttattttttaactatttttatttttacggaCATAATTTTTCAGCCGGAAAGGATAGACCCTCAGCGAGCAAGGGGTTACGATGTAAGAAGCGATGTATGGTCATTGGGTATTACTTTAATGGAAGTAGCCACTGGTTATTTTCCTTATCCAAAATGGAACTCTGTTTTCGAGCAACTCTATCAGGTAGTACAGGGTGATCCACCCCGTTTGTCTCCCAACGAAAACGGAAATCACTTTACAATGGATTTTGTAAACTTTGTGAATACATGGTATGTGTTTCATATAAAGTTTTCTGATATGATAAAGAGATATTATTATGCATATTTACCGTGTATTCGCTTCTCAGTCTGATCAAGGAAGAAACTCAACGaccaaaatataataagttgTTGGAACATACATTCATTAGGAAGGCGGAAGAAGCCACGATCGATGTCGCGGCGTACATCAGCGGCGTTTTGGACAATATGGCTAACAACGGAGTAACACCATTTACCACCAATCAGCCTTAAAGCGAAGAGGCGAAAATGTCTGCATCCCTTGGAGCATtgggttttctttcttttttattgtcatttgGATTCCCACTCTGGTTTCTTGTATAGAGCGGGTCACTGCACTCGAATTTAGTGTAGTTAGTAAAATTCATCGATGACGATATTTATTGGCGCCACTACCTTGCTTAGAGCTATACCGTGTCGCAAAGAGTATTCTTATGCATAGTGAATAATGGTGTTTTGACAATTTACTTGCCATTCTATCAGTAAGTAACTTATCGAATGGAGgacttaaattaaaaattttttaacatcgTGTCACGAAAGTGTACCACTACGTGAACAtgtttctattcttctctccGGAACTTCCGCCCTTAGCGAAAGGTCATAGAATGCCTTGCCTGTGTTCCGAAAGAAATTCTCATTCCTCCTGGCAATGCCGTGGTTCTCGCTCGGTCCCATTGCGGatcgtatgtgtatatacatataaatatattgatagatataaccgtgtgtatatacatataattgtaTCTCGCCTAACGTTTCATTTCCACGATTTTTGTAAGGAGCGTAACGAGCTCAAcggagaataatataaaagttaaattcATCAAAGAGGTACTGAAGAAGGTGCCTACTCTACCTTATTGATGGTGGTTTTCTTAGGACAGGTTTAAGTATAAACTTTAAATGCGGTGGTAGGAGTGATGTaatgcaaaagaaataaatcattgacACTCGCAGTAGaatgacatttttttcgttactatATAATCTATCTGCGGATGTAACCCGTATGTTGGTAATTTGCACCTTTATGTATATCTTCccgataaaaataatccatTATTCGCAAAGAAAGGCTGCGGGTTCAGCTGTGAATCTTGATTCTTATCTATACCCTTGCAAACTAAATTGAACCAAACTTTGGTTGAATAACTCGCAAATTTGATAATGGTAATCTTGTGAGCTTTgtttgatttcattttatttttatttctgttttacattaaattaactcaaatttaaaataaatgatagatCTTAATAACAACTAATATACTTTGATGTTACTATATTGTCAAATTTACatacaactttttttttattggtgACATATGTTCACGTGTTAAAGATGTTTGTTTCGTTGTAATCCGCTGTTGTATAAACTATGGCAAAGAAAAGCACAAATGAAAATCGATAGGACTTCTTTGCGCGCAGATGTAGTACACCTGCTACGGTGGTACCGTTTTTACAGGTAAGAAGATGGCGGTAGAACGGTGGCAGTGATGGTCGATAGTGCAGGTGTCACTGATCAAAACGGTTTTTAGTTCGAATTCAACCGAtactatttgatttttttatttcttgtacaATTTgaacgtttattttctttttctatatctatatttttgaataatcgaTGAACGATGATCGATCGAGTATCAAAGGTGAGCTGTAAAGAGTGCAATTTCGTTTTTGACTCGGGACATTGGATACGCAACAAAATTGACGTTTCTTTATTGTAATTCACAGTTTTGATTctcaatgatttaattttgaaaaaaaaatttatctgttCGTGTACGATTTTTTACgaagttaaagaagaaattaaccATCAACATAATCAGCTAGATATTAGAATCTCGGTGAGTAAGctgacaattttttattacatatttttaaaaatcttattgtTACTATAAGCCATCTCGTTGTTTAATTTGTACAATtcacaaattataataaataaaattttgtagggtatatatattttgtttattatacttCGTCATTTCACTAAACAGTGAgtgttgaaatttttttaacttttttattattattcgatactTCATAGGAGTTCTTTAATGAACTTTTAACGTAGCTTTGGATATCAGGAAATAGCCATTATTGatagtttttaaataaaacacaGAAATAAACAGTAATATCAGATAGATTTGTGGCTAGTAGAAAATTATCTGGAAGAAAATTGGTAAAgcaattttatgtatttattcagTTATTGGGACAATCATTATGCTGACTGTTATTAGTTGCTGATGTTACTGCTATTACTGCTATTGTCATTGCTGCTGGCCGCTAGTGGTCGTCGTGAAAGAATCAATTCTTGTGAATATTTTATGTGAGCACCTCCGCCCTCCCGGAAACTATCCTCGTTTAGTGTCTATAACCGTAACTGTTcagtattatcttttcttttaaatcgtcCATTGAAATACGTCCACATCATTGTTGCAATGACCTATAACTATTTTCTGAGAGAACAACTTTTAAGTCGAtcgactctctctctgcttcaaGGAGATTTCGATTCGCTTCGTTTCTTTGTTACTTAAAGAAACCTCAAGGAaggattgaattttttaaaataaaaatcaaaaaagacaGTTCATCCATTGAAAAAGTCCAATcattacttattaataattcgagaaaattcgtaataatatttctaataaaataacttaTATGATCTACTAAAACGAATTCCATTTAAAGCATTGCtcattataagataaaaaagatgcAAAGATtatgattctttttaataaaaaaagaaaagaatttaatctTACACAATCGCATCAAAATGAATGATGCAATtcgtcctctcttttttctttctctctttctctctggaaCGTGTTCGCATTAGCGtcacgaacgaatgaattaatgaGTGCACCGAACCGCTCTCTTCGGGGTGGTCCCTTCTTGCAAGAAAAGCTTTACGATTGTGAATAGAACTGTCGTACACATctacacatattatatatacatatatatatatatatatatatatatatatatacacgctaCATAACACGCTACATTGTAAGGGGTACGTAAATATGCGTAATGTGTGGTAGCGATGAGGGACTATGATGTGTTGTTCGTTGGTGGTGTATAACAGCCAGAACGGAAGGTGTTAGTGAGTCACAACCTGACGCTGCTCGGCAGGAGGTggtagagaaagaataagaggaggaagaaaaagaattgacaGTAGTGGTGATGTTAGTGGTATAAGTAGAAATGAAGTATGACAGGTGTTCGGTGCTGATACTGACGAtggctactgctgctgctggccCTCTGCTACCATACAGAGTTGCCCACACCTGGGAAAAGCGGCAGGGAAACGAATGTTCCCAGGAGATTATTGATCGTAACGCGAAGATACTTTTACAATACTTGGACGTTGCGGACAGATTTTTACAGAGGTATCTTCACCCAAtagtcttcttcttttcttttcttttctttctttccctctctctctctctttctctctctctatctatctatcttttaattaattactaccTTGATAGTGTAATGATAAGCCACAATACTTACTGTAGTATACTGATTactatgaaatttttcattcatttctttcgttggagagagaaaatcataagttccaatgaaatttgatatattgaaattgattAGTTTTGGccttgatattttaatatcttatgatatttaaatatcttattgaTTGAGAAAAAGGTTTTAAATTAAGCGAAAATTTAATCCTGTATATTTTCGTGTAAATCCGTGATTATGGATTCATTGTTATCTGAACTTCCCGATGACGTTCACATCATTAcgctatttttatcttctttttcaataaatccCAAAAAACGTGAGTACTGGTTAGATAATGTGCAATTGAAAAACTGCACAATAGAAGTTACGGTCGTAGTTTTTTCGTCTCATAATATTAGctatttttttcatgattcTGAAGCAAGCTtagttcaataattttattgtagaTGAATATGAACGGACTTAGAATATGTTAATAGACAATTTGATAACATTTTTCTGCCTATTCATCATTCTAGAAtgaattaagagaaaaaataaactacaTTTTCTTATGCCTATAAACTTAATAATATCCGAGAAATACAATACCTCAAACTTCTTTTGATTATTGCATATCATTTGCATCCATTAAAATCTTAATTCTACCTTCtgcttttaaaatttcattcttttgtCATACAAAGTCTgtcatttttaatagaaaaagagtaaaaaacaTAGTATATTCCTTTGATTGTAAGTGAAAAAATGGTGCGTGTCAGGGGATGATCGGCCATCCCTCTTTCCGTCAGGATAACGCCCAGTAGAAGCAGGGTgaagtgcgcgcgcgcacatcaTCCTCTCTCTATGCGCCAGTGTCAATCTCACGAACGTTGTTGAAGAGGAAagggaaggagaggaagaCGACCAATGATGTGAGAGAGAGTCACGAAAGAATCTCCGCGCCATTCTCGTCCCACTCGAATGGCCGCGGCTTTTTTTCTCCACCCCGTTTCTGTCCTTTtcccattttctctttctttctcatacacacacattcacttagttattttctccttctctctttttctctgcgGGCTAGCCACCCGGTCGCTGCCTCCTCAATTCGATCAATGGAGCGTACCTGTACCAAGCTGGCCAAGTGAACGCCACACCCCCGAACTTCTTTTCGACTTAACTTGTTCATCCACCGTTATCATTTCCATAGTTCTATTgaaataactattatttttataatattattcattgctTATGGCTTCATCCGATCAATTAAtttctgaaataaataatcccAATAAATTAGAATAGTGCATTGtgttcctttcttatttttctaacttatttctatataaaaggTATTCTTTAGTATTAAAACAAGTAATAAATTTGtcttattttaagaaattgtACTTATGAAATAACTATCTTAATGACTCGATTGCGAACTTCAGTGTTTGTTAATCGAACAGAATTACTATAAAAATTCGTCGAATATGAGAAACTGAAAAcctatataattatagttttgTTCAGATATAGTTAGATTTTTGAAACTCATATGCCCTTGAACTGGAAGTAGGAGGAAtaagatagtaaaaaaaaaggaattgtaCTTTTACAAATCAATAAGCACGTGCTATCTTGCacgtaaaagataataact encodes the following:
- the LOC124955827 gene encoding dual specificity mitogen-activated protein kinase kinase 4 isoform X2, with the protein product MSEKRRQLKLSFQTQGSNLSFANSTNSSLTNSTGASARLPVSSRLPLPLPKLPVRPRTMVLQQDFLPDKARDKLRMCQSMQSTGKLQLNPDVVYDFTSEDLQDLGEIGRGGFGTVNKMIHRISNTVMAVKRIRSTVDEREQKQLLMDLEVVMKSNECPCIVQFYGALFKEGDCWICMELMDTSLDKFYKFIYERLNERIPECILGKITVATVKALNYLKEKLKIIHRDVKPSNILLDRRGNIKLCDFGISGQLVDSIARTRDAGCRPYMAPERIDPQRARGYDVRSDVWSLGITLMEVATGYFPYPKWNSVFEQLYQVVQGDPPRLSPNENGNHFTMDFVNFVNTCLIKEETQRPKYNKLLEHTFIRKAEEATIDVAAYISGVLDNMANNGVTPFTTNQP
- the LOC124955827 gene encoding dual specificity mitogen-activated protein kinase kinase 4 isoform X1, whose translation is MAENQGNSSNQTNSGCSRSFNFQRLDFRSNNDIQNEMSEKRRQLKLSFQTQGSNLSFANSTNSSLTNSTGASARLPVSSRLPLPLPKLPVRPRTMVLQQDFLPDKARDKLRMCQSMQSTGKLQLNPDVVYDFTSEDLQDLGEIGRGGFGTVNKMIHRISNTVMAVKRIRSTVDEREQKQLLMDLEVVMKSNECPCIVQFYGALFKEGDCWICMELMDTSLDKFYKFIYERLNERIPECILGKITVATVKALNYLKEKLKIIHRDVKPSNILLDRRGNIKLCDFGISGQLVDSIARTRDAGCRPYMAPERIDPQRARGYDVRSDVWSLGITLMEVATGYFPYPKWNSVFEQLYQVVQGDPPRLSPNENGNHFTMDFVNFVNTCLIKEETQRPKYNKLLEHTFIRKAEEATIDVAAYISGVLDNMANNGVTPFTTNQP